A window of Terriglobales bacterium genomic DNA:
CCAAGCTGGCTGGGATCGTTGGCCTGGGATCACGCACCGAAGGCGCAACCGGTTACGGCGAAGAGGAGATGGCCGCGCTCGCGGCTTTCTCGCACTACGTGGCCCTGGCCGTGCACAACCACAACCTGACACAGTCTTTACAGCATGGCGTAGTGGAGCATCTGCGCGTGCTGGATTCCGTCCACAAATTCTGCGACCAGGCGATGGAAGCCTTTGCCTGCGCCATAGACGCCAAGGAGTACCGCAGCAGCCGGCACTCGTTGCGCGTAGGGCGCTATGCCTCGGCGATGGGATCGGCGCTCGGTCTTAATCCGAATGAGATCGCTGAGTTGCGCGCCGCAGGATATCTGCACGATATCGGCAAAGTGGCCGTGGATAAACATTTATTCATGAAGGCAGCGCCGCTCGATCCGCAGGAGTTTCGCGAGGTGGCTGACCATACCGTCGTGGGCCATCGCATCGTCTCCGGAATCCAGTTTCCCTGGCCGGGGATTACCGACGTAGTGCGCTGGCACCACGAGCGCTCCGATGGCTCGGGATACCCCGACAACCTGCATGACCGTGAGATCCCGCAGGCGGTACGCATCATCGCCGTGGCCGACACCTTCGATGCCATGACCAGCGACCGTCCGTACCGCAAGACTATGTCCCTGGAAAAGGCGCTCAACGAGATAGTGCGCACCACCCCCGCCCAACTCGACGCCGATGCCGTCCATTGCCTGCTGATGCTGGCGCGCGGCGAGGCCACGAACAAGGGCAAGCGCTTCCTGGATCCGCAA
This region includes:
- a CDS encoding HD-GYP domain-containing protein: KLAGIVGLGSRTEGATGYGEEEMAALAAFSHYVALAVHNHNLTQSLQHGVVEHLRVLDSVHKFCDQAMEAFACAIDAKEYRSSRHSLRVGRYASAMGSALGLNPNEIAELRAAGYLHDIGKVAVDKHLFMKAAPLDPQEFREVADHTVVGHRIVSGIQFPWPGITDVVRWHHERSDGSGYPDNLHDREIPQAVRIIAVADTFDAMTSDRPYRKTMSLEKALNEIVRTTPAQLDADAVHCLLMLARGEATNKGKRFLDPQVNCNIGPAEIDRLTAELKTKGRAFSN